The region TCCTTGCCCACGGTCTTCATCGCGGCGGCGATGATCTCGCCGATCTGCGAATCAGAGTTGGCCGAGATCGTTCCGACCTGGGCAATCATGTCGCCCGAAACCGGCTTCGACAGCTTGCTCAGAGCGCCGCCCTGGGGAACGCCGTTCTCATCGCGCTTGCCGATGATGGCCTCAACAGCCTTGTCGATGCCGCGCTTCAGCGCCATCGGGTTCGCACCGGCAGCAACTGTCTTGACGCCCTCGCGGTAGATGGCCTGGGCCAGAACCGTGGCGGTCGTGGTGCCGTCGCCGGCAACGTCCGAGGTCTTCGAAGCCACTTCGCGGACCATCTGCGCGCCCATGTTCTCGAGCGAATCCTTCAGCTCGATCTCCTTGGCCACGGTAACGCCGTCCTTGGTGATCGTCGGCGAACCGAACTTCTTCTCGATGACGACATTGCGGCCCTTGGGACCGAGGGTCACCTTCACCGCGTCGGCCAGAATGTTGACGCCGCGCAGGATCGCCTGACGTGAATCTTCTCCATGCAGAATCTGTTTTGCCATTGTGTTGCTCCTATTTTGGTCAGCGACCAATCAAGTTTTAATGAGGCGTGCGAAACGCCGATTAGGCGGCGAAGCCGCGGTATACAGCACGAAGTGCTTACTTCTTGAGGATGCCGAGGACTTCTTCTTCGCGCATGATCAGAAACTCTTCGCCGTCCAGCTTGATCTCCGTGCCCGAGTACTTGCCGAACAGGATGCTGTCGCCAGCCTTCACGTCGAGCGGGAACACCTTGCCCTCATCGTTCGACTTGCCCTTGCCGACGGAGATGACTTCGCCCTGCTGTGGCTTCTCTTTTGCGGAGTCCGGAATGATGATGCCGCCACGAATGCTTTCGCCCTCTTCGACGCGGCGGACCAGGATACGGTCGTGCAG is a window of Edaphobacter dinghuensis DNA encoding:
- a CDS encoding co-chaperone GroES, producing MSKSSFTPLHDRILVRRVEEGESIRGGIIIPDSAKEKPQQGEVISVGKGKSNDEGKVFPLDVKAGDSILFGKYSGTEIKLDGEEFLIMREEEVLGILKK